The sequence GCTCTTCGAACACCATCCGGTAGATGGGGAATTGAGCGTCGTTATGATGATTCGGGCGAATTCACCCGCCCAGCTTCCTCTCCAAACGCCCGACCACCTCGCGAACCTGGGGATCCACTTCCATCCGATCTTGAACGAGCTTGCAGGCATGCAACACGGTGCCGTGATCCCGGCCGCCGAAAGCTTCGCCAATGGTGTTTAAAGTGCAGTCGGTCATCTGCCGCGAGAAGAACATGGCGATCTGACGTGGGAACGCGATGTTTTCCG comes from Verrucomicrobiia bacterium and encodes:
- a CDS encoding helix-turn-helix domain-containing protein gives rise to the protein VVSYGALTGRSLSIEVVEGLLREILHEEGRHAISIEVIQKKIAEHFDIRLADMSSRRRPENIAFPRQIAMFFSRQMTDCTLNTIGEAFGGRDHGTVLHACKLVQDRMEVDPQVREVVGRLERKLGG